The following proteins are encoded in a genomic region of Helicobacter macacae MIT 99-5501:
- the mnmG gene encoding tRNA uridine-5-carboxymethylaminomethyl(34) synthesis enzyme MnmG encodes MKKNHKKDFDIIVVGGGHAGLEAACIAAKMGAKVHLLTILVENIALASCNPAIGGLGKGHLVKEIDALGGVMGRISDKCGIQYRTLNASKGPAVRGTRAQIDMDAYRIYARNLALNTPNLTISQEMACEILLQSDGLPSKSSTKASVKSTSTKSKKPHDLAQESIKPKAIGIRTNIGKSYYADKIIITTGTFLRGLVHIGENQIINGRFGESASNELSQSLKNIGLKLGRLKTGTCPRIDGRSIDFASLERHIGDENPPHFSYHTSVSLEKSASDFAPQDLPCFVTYTNQNTHKIIRENFHRAPLFTGQIEGVGPRYCPSIEDKINRFADKERHQLFLEPQTKDCVEYYINGLTTSLPVDVQEEVIHSIKGLENARITRYGYAIEYDYVEPTQLKHTLECKEVDCLYLAGQINGTTGYEEAGALGLMAGINAALSLKSNLPKKEEILENHYAKKCAKSSEVDSTLDKLVFRRDESYIGVMIDDLVTKGTKEPYRLFTSRAEYRLLLREDNAIYRLLEYANALGTISPSDYAIFAQEKRDIASAMEYLETVSITPAKRVQEFLASINQPVLNDKTALVHIIGRGEFGQNLLQNDFSDFFALEEFLEKEALAKDSSLRVAQQVGQNLTQDISQNIPQNLASNSVKDLTSKADKKENPQNLLPPKFHTMSKRTLSQIQILCKYHNYIQKQLSDVANMNEMLKLKIPQDFEYRGISGLSLEVVEKLSLAKPATLFEASKISGITPASLDVLHLYIHLRS; translated from the coding sequence ATGAAAAAAAATCACAAAAAAGATTTTGATATTATTGTCGTGGGTGGCGGACACGCAGGGCTAGAAGCTGCCTGTATAGCTGCCAAGATGGGCGCAAAAGTGCATTTGCTAACGATATTAGTGGAAAATATTGCCCTTGCAAGCTGCAATCCCGCTATCGGCGGGCTTGGCAAGGGGCATTTAGTCAAAGAAATAGACGCGCTAGGCGGGGTTATGGGGCGTATAAGTGATAAATGCGGAATCCAATACCGCACGCTAAATGCTTCAAAAGGTCCAGCTGTGCGAGGCACGCGAGCTCAAATCGATATGGACGCTTATAGAATCTATGCGCGAAATCTAGCTCTAAACACTCCAAATCTCACTATCTCACAAGAAATGGCGTGTGAGATTTTGCTACAATCAGATGGGCTTCCTAGCAAATCTAGCACAAAGGCTAGTGTAAAATCAACTAGCACAAAATCTAAAAAACCACACGATTTGGCACAAGAATCTATAAAACCCAAAGCCATAGGCATTCGCACCAATATCGGTAAATCCTACTATGCTGATAAAATCATCATCACCACAGGCACATTTTTGCGCGGGCTTGTCCATATCGGGGAAAATCAAATCATAAATGGGCGATTTGGCGAGAGTGCTAGCAATGAGCTAAGCCAAAGCCTAAAAAACATAGGGCTAAAGCTAGGACGACTAAAAACAGGCACTTGCCCGCGCATAGATGGGCGAAGCATAGATTTTGCCTCCCTAGAGCGACACATAGGCGATGAGAATCCACCGCACTTTAGCTACCACACAAGTGTGTCTTTGGAAAAATCCGCTAGCGATTTTGCACCACAGGATTTGCCTTGCTTTGTAACCTATACAAATCAAAACACGCATAAAATCATTAGAGAAAATTTCCACCGTGCACCACTTTTCACGGGGCAAATCGAGGGTGTGGGTCCAAGATATTGCCCAAGCATCGAGGATAAAATCAATCGCTTTGCTGATAAAGAGCGACATCAATTATTTCTAGAGCCACAGACAAAAGATTGCGTAGAATACTACATAAATGGGCTTACTACTTCGCTACCTGTGGATGTGCAAGAGGAAGTCATTCACAGCATAAAGGGGCTAGAAAACGCACGCATAACGCGCTATGGATATGCCATAGAATATGACTATGTCGAGCCAACACAGCTAAAGCACACGCTTGAGTGCAAAGAGGTGGATTGCTTGTATCTAGCGGGGCAGATAAATGGGACTACGGGCTATGAGGAAGCGGGGGCATTGGGGCTTATGGCGGGGATAAATGCGGCGTTGAGCCTAAAGTCGAATTTACCAAAAAAAGAAGAAATTTTAGAGAATCATTACGCCAAAAAATGCGCAAAATCTAGCGAGGTAGATTCTACACTTGATAAGTTAGTCTTTCGCCGTGATGAAAGCTATATCGGTGTGATGATTGATGATTTGGTAACTAAAGGCACAAAAGAGCCTTATCGGCTTTTTACCTCGCGTGCGGAGTATCGCTTGCTTTTGCGCGAGGATAATGCGATATATCGCTTGCTAGAATATGCCAATGCACTAGGCACGATTTCGCCTAGTGATTATGCGATTTTCGCACAAGAGAAGCGTGATATTGCTAGTGCTATGGAATATCTAGAAACTGTCTCTATCACGCCTGCTAAGCGTGTGCAGGAGTTTTTGGCTAGCATAAATCAACCTGTGCTAAATGATAAAACCGCGCTTGTGCATATCATAGGGCGAGGTGAGTTTGGGCAAAATCTTTTGCAAAATGATTTTAGTGATTTTTTTGCGCTAGAGGAGTTTTTGGAAAAAGAAGCTTTGGCTAAAGACTCTAGCTTGCGAGTAGCACAGCAAGTGGGACAAAATCTCACACAAGATATTTCGCAAAATATTCCCCAAAATCTTGCTTCAAATTCTGTCAAAGATTTGACTAGCAAGGCAGACAAAAAAGAAAATCCACAAAATTTATTGCCACCGAAATTTCACACTATGTCAAAGCGGACACTAAGCCAAATCCAAATTTTGTGTAAATATCACAACTACATACAAAAGCAACTAAGCGATGTGGCAAATATGAATGAAATGCTAAAGCTAAAGATTCCGCAGGATTTTGAGTATAGGGGGATTTCTGGGCTTTCACTTGAAGTGGTAGAAAAACTTAGCCTTGCAAAGCCAGCTACGCTTTTTGAAGCGAGCAAAATCAGTGGGATTACCCCTGCTAGCTTAGATGTGCTTCATCTATATATTCATCTGCGCTCTTAA
- a CDS encoding outer membrane beta-barrel protein: MRQIQKALFLLSFACASFGFTETITENGTDEINEKIKEVDINTQETSQQTSNQLPTQTPKESKEQEPAQDTPQNHTSPQESQEKMQSQSKDANAQSKKTQSQHENLTKTKHGFVGLEASYTGIKYDEKGTLATSALEPYSGGGLRFGLLGGYRHFFLSGIGIRGYANIDYFEAPASIGTIQSLHYGINADLLMDFREIGVFVGIGVGGVHYFGSGVDRLKSQASSSTQGFGVRQNGVETGLQLGLQSALCKSVGLEIIARVPFISHYFINKGDESNIISRQITQSYSIGARILYHF; encoded by the coding sequence ATGCGACAAATCCAAAAAGCACTATTTTTGTTATCTTTTGCGTGCGCTAGCTTTGGCTTCACAGAAACTATTACAGAAAACGGGACAGATGAGATAAACGAAAAAATAAAAGAGGTGGATATAAACACACAAGAAACAAGCCAGCAAACCTCTAATCAACTCCCCACACAAACTCCCAAAGAAAGCAAAGAGCAAGAGCCCGCACAAGACACACCGCAAAATCATACTTCACCCCAAGAATCACAAGAAAAAATGCAATCACAAAGTAAAGACGCAAACGCACAATCCAAAAAAACACAATCCCAACACGAAAATCTAACAAAGACAAAGCACGGCTTTGTCGGGCTAGAAGCTAGCTACACAGGAATCAAATATGACGAAAAAGGCACGCTTGCCACAAGCGCACTAGAGCCATATAGTGGAGGTGGGCTAAGGTTTGGATTACTTGGTGGATATAGACACTTTTTCTTATCAGGCATTGGCATTCGTGGATATGCAAACATCGACTACTTTGAAGCCCCAGCCTCTATTGGCACAATCCAATCTCTCCACTATGGAATAAACGCAGACTTGCTAATGGATTTTAGAGAAATCGGCGTATTTGTAGGAATAGGCGTAGGTGGGGTGCATTATTTTGGTAGCGGTGTAGATAGACTAAAATCCCAAGCTAGCTCAAGCACTCAAGGATTTGGCGTGCGACAAAATGGCGTAGAAACAGGACTGCAGCTAGGCTTACAATCCGCACTTTGCAAATCTGTGGGCTTAGAAATCATTGCGCGTGTCCCTTTTATCTCACACTACTTCATAAACAAAGGCGATGAATCAAATATCATCTCTAGGCAAATCACACAAAGCTACTCAATCGGGGCGAGGATTTTATATCATTTTTAG
- a CDS encoding manganese efflux pump MntP, with amino-acid sequence MEFWSVFLVACALSADAFAVSLCKGFSLKKIEPKHYAIVAAYFGGFQGAMPLLGYALGFSFSAFIAKFDHWIAFGLLSFIGLKMIKESFGEHSCGVEGADFGYKIMLPLAIATSIDALAVGVSLAVLETHIFANALCIGVVSAAFSILALKVGNRFGLRFANKAELLGGAILVLIGTKILVEHLIEGI; translated from the coding sequence ATGGAATTTTGGAGTGTATTTTTGGTGGCGTGTGCGCTTAGTGCAGATGCCTTTGCTGTTAGCCTTTGCAAAGGATTTAGCCTAAAAAAAATAGAGCCAAAGCATTATGCGATTGTGGCGGCGTATTTTGGTGGATTTCAGGGGGCTATGCCCTTGCTTGGATATGCGCTTGGATTTTCTTTTAGTGCGTTTATCGCTAAGTTTGACCATTGGATTGCGTTTGGTTTGCTCTCTTTTATCGGGCTAAAGATGATAAAAGAATCCTTTGGGGAGCATTCTTGTGGTGTGGAGGGAGCGGATTTTGGCTATAAGATTATGCTTCCTTTGGCTATCGCTACGAGCATAGACGCGCTAGCAGTGGGAGTAAGCCTAGCTGTGCTAGAAACGCATATTTTTGCAAATGCGCTTTGTATCGGCGTGGTGAGCGCGGCTTTTTCTATCCTTGCGCTAAAAGTGGGCAATCGCTTTGGCTTGCGCTTTGCAAACAAAGCCGAGCTTTTGGGCGGTGCTATACTTGTGCTTATCGGCACAAAAATTCTAGTAGAGCATTTAATCGAGGGGATTTAA
- the ribH gene encoding 6,7-dimethyl-8-ribityllumazine synthase: MNKIEGKILLKGSEKIAIICSRFNHIITDRLIEGAQDSFARHGGNTKNLDLILAPGAFELPFVLDRILATKRYDGVCAIGAIIRGGTPHFDYVSAEATKGIANTTLKYGTPVSFGVLTTDNIEQAIERAGSKAGNKGFEAMSSLIELLSLYAELKV; the protein is encoded by the coding sequence ATGAATAAAATTGAAGGCAAAATCCTCCTAAAAGGTAGCGAAAAAATCGCAATTATATGCTCGCGTTTTAATCACATAATCACGGATAGGCTTATCGAGGGGGCGCAAGATAGCTTTGCGCGACACGGAGGTAATACTAAGAATTTGGACTTGATTTTGGCACCGGGAGCGTTTGAGCTACCTTTTGTGCTTGATAGGATTTTGGCTACTAAGCGATATGATGGGGTTTGTGCGATTGGAGCGATTATACGCGGTGGGACGCCACACTTTGACTATGTGAGTGCGGAGGCGACTAAGGGAATTGCAAACACCACGCTAAAATACGGCACTCCTGTGAGCTTTGGGGTGCTAACGACTGATAATATTGAGCAAGCAATAGAGCGTGCAGGCTCAAAAGCTGGCAACAAGGGCTTTGAAGCGATGAGTTCACTTATAGAATTGCTTAGCCTTTATGCAGAGTTAAAAGTGTGA
- the nusB gene encoding transcription antitermination factor NusB, with protein MATRTHAREAVISLLYAYQSGNAEVQAFASSFLESRKIKNKQKDFALGLFAGVMEHLESIDLELAQNLKEWDFERLGQMEKSILRLGAYEIAHTSTDTPVVINEAIELAKNFCDDNASRLINGVLDKIKKVG; from the coding sequence ATGGCGACTAGGACACACGCTAGAGAAGCGGTAATCTCGCTATTATATGCGTATCAAAGCGGCAATGCAGAAGTGCAAGCCTTTGCGTCAAGTTTTTTAGAATCTCGCAAAATCAAAAACAAGCAAAAAGATTTTGCGCTTGGGCTTTTTGCGGGTGTTATGGAGCATTTGGAAAGTATTGATTTGGAGCTAGCACAGAATCTAAAGGAGTGGGATTTTGAGCGATTGGGACAAATGGAAAAAAGCATACTGCGACTTGGGGCTTATGAGATAGCGCATACTAGCACGGATACACCTGTGGTAATAAATGAGGCTATCGAGCTAGCAAAGAATTTTTGCGATGATAATGCTTCAAGGCTGATAAATGGCGTGCTTGATAAAATCAAAAAGGTAGGGTAG
- the recJ gene encoding single-stranded-DNA-specific exonuclease RecJ — MIKNPKKSNQPHEQPPKQSPNQNSSQSYTPPISKTQIHQLLKSKNSKWDFSSLSSLPHPFSLKDCEQASHFLAQAIANQKQILVVGDYDVDGIVSSAIMMRFLHSVGHKNATYIIPNRFRDGYGISQKILQENPSDIVITVDNGINAFEAAQFCATSGRSLIITDHHLPKEQLPNADFIINPQRHDCEFPQKEICGALVAWYLCAGTKIALQKIDSIPANSIDLAPLLEFVALATIADMMPLKHINKTIVLYGIKKLKHPHFPCISKLKTLLKTPFPTASDIAFSITPVLNSAGRMGEGAIASEFLLDSTKVSLENLKSINEERKKCANDTLESALKNARQYPNAIITKGQWNEGVLGIVAAKLAKRFQKCAFVLTNQASNTTNQKNILKGSVRGIVGVNIIDLLNGGKEILGEFGGHKSAAGVQLDEEKYEEFCKYLASVNIDYAKNDENLCDEFLLKIDSRDIDEELLHILEEFEPYGQGNPKPIFEATLRVESVDIIKEVHRKIIFSPLDYVSPLNCPQDFNTKQDFIKDAKQDLAQISRQDSKQDTNQNLAQNIHLKAMYFFCEKELQKGDEITARFTLQRDSFSGKAVMIISEIL; from the coding sequence ATGATAAAAAATCCTAAAAAATCCAATCAACCCCACGAGCAACCTCCCAAACAAAGCCCAAACCAAAACTCAAGTCAAAGCTACACACCACCTATTAGCAAAACACAAATCCACCAACTCCTAAAATCCAAAAATAGCAAGTGGGATTTCTCATCTCTATCCTCCTTACCCCATCCATTTTCTCTCAAAGACTGCGAGCAAGCCTCACATTTCCTCGCCCAAGCGATAGCAAATCAAAAGCAGATTTTAGTCGTGGGTGATTATGATGTCGATGGGATTGTATCTAGTGCGATTATGATGAGATTTTTGCACTCTGTGGGGCACAAAAATGCCACCTACATTATCCCAAATCGCTTTAGGGACGGCTATGGTATAAGCCAAAAAATCTTGCAAGAAAATCCTAGCGATATTGTCATTACCGTAGATAATGGAATAAACGCGTTTGAAGCAGCTCAGTTTTGCGCAACTTCGGGTAGAAGCCTAATCATCACTGACCATCATTTGCCAAAAGAGCAGTTACCAAATGCAGATTTTATCATAAACCCACAGCGACACGATTGTGAGTTCCCACAAAAAGAGATTTGCGGTGCGCTTGTGGCGTGGTATCTATGCGCAGGGACAAAAATCGCCCTGCAAAAAATAGATTCAATCCCTGCAAATAGCATAGATTTAGCTCCATTGCTAGAGTTTGTAGCACTCGCCACTATCGCAGATATGATGCCCCTAAAACATATCAACAAAACAATCGTGCTATATGGAATCAAAAAGTTAAAACACCCACACTTCCCCTGCATAAGCAAACTAAAAACACTCTTAAAGACACCATTCCCCACAGCAAGCGACATTGCCTTTAGCATAACGCCCGTGCTAAATTCAGCAGGCAGGATGGGCGAGGGGGCAATAGCAAGCGAATTTTTGCTAGACTCTACAAAGGTAAGCCTAGAAAATCTAAAATCCATAAACGAGGAGCGCAAAAAATGCGCCAATGACACCCTAGAGTCCGCCCTAAAAAACGCACGCCAATACCCAAATGCAATAATCACAAAAGGACAATGGAATGAGGGCGTGCTAGGCATAGTAGCTGCCAAACTTGCAAAAAGATTCCAAAAATGCGCCTTTGTGCTGACAAACCAAGCTAGCAACACCACAAACCAAAAAAACATTTTAAAAGGCTCGGTGCGCGGGATTGTCGGTGTGAATATCATAGATTTGCTAAATGGAGGAAAAGAAATTTTAGGAGAGTTTGGCGGACACAAAAGCGCGGCAGGAGTGCAGCTAGATGAGGAGAAATATGAGGAGTTTTGCAAGTATTTGGCAAGCGTGAATATAGACTATGCAAAAAATGATGAAAATTTGTGCGATGAGTTTTTGCTAAAAATAGATTCTAGAGATATTGATGAGGAGTTGCTACATATATTAGAAGAGTTTGAGCCCTATGGGCAGGGCAATCCAAAGCCTATTTTTGAAGCTACTTTGCGCGTAGAAAGCGTAGATATTATCAAAGAAGTGCATAGAAAAATCATTTTTAGCCCACTAGATTATGTTAGTCCCCTAAATTGCCCGCAAGATTTTAATACCAAGCAGGATTTTATAAAAGATGCTAAGCAAGATTTGGCGCAAATTTCTAGGCAAGATTCCAAGCAGGACACCAATCAAAATCTAGCGCAAAATATTCACCTAAAAGCAATGTATTTTTTCTGTGAGAAAGAACTACAAAAAGGCGATGAAATCACGGCTAGATTCACATTACAAAGAGATTCTTTTAGTGGCAAAGCTGTGATGATTATAAGCGAAATATTATAG
- the dapE gene encoding succinyl-diaminopimelate desuccinylase, which yields MPPKNQSDCKNIPQKSCQKDFQQSCIELLCELIKKPSITPQECGIYQIIESKLDEVGGFRFLRFDKGGVKNLFAYKVLEKKSSAKSSGDLSADSNINLSAKSSTISSDSIRHFCFMGHIDVVPAGGNWSVEPFGAAVREGKIYGRGAQDMKAGVAAFVSAVVDFAREIEASKIKARGVGEASKAMEASEAKSQNDLPILSILLTSDEEGEGIYGTRYALSELQKLDLLPTHAIVAEPTCDEEFGDMIKVGRRGSINGSLKIIGKQGHAAYPQKCLNPIEALSVALPLIAGVKLDEGNEYFSPSTLVATDIRGGLEVCNVTPSDVTLRFNLRNSTLFGLGDLEVHFGRIVEMIEHKVEGVKCELTLSQSSKPFLSNANSTLIKSLAKSVEKITHITPTLGTGGGTSDARFAKEFGIEVAEFGVKNDKIHSVDECVEIAQVVGLYEVFLDFLKNEIA from the coding sequence ATGCCACCAAAAAATCAAAGTGATTGCAAAAATATTCCACAAAAATCTTGTCAAAAGGATTTTCAACAATCTTGCATAGAGCTTTTGTGCGAGCTGATAAAGAAACCAAGCATAACCCCACAAGAATGCGGAATCTACCAAATCATAGAATCCAAACTTGACGAAGTGGGAGGGTTTAGATTTTTGCGCTTTGATAAGGGCGGGGTAAAAAATCTTTTTGCTTATAAGGTTTTGGAAAAAAAATCTAGCGCAAAATCTAGTGGGGATTTGAGCGCGGATTCAAATATAAACTTAAGCGCAAAATCAAGCACAATCTCAAGTGATAGCATAAGGCATTTTTGTTTTATGGGGCATATTGATGTCGTGCCTGCAGGGGGGAATTGGAGTGTTGAGCCATTTGGTGCGGCAGTGAGAGAGGGCAAAATCTATGGTAGAGGCGCACAAGATATGAAAGCTGGGGTTGCTGCATTTGTGAGTGCGGTGGTGGATTTTGCAAGAGAGATAGAAGCAAGCAAAATAAAAGCAAGAGGGGTAGGGGAGGCAAGCAAAGCAATGGAAGCAAGCGAGGCAAAATCTCAAAATGACTTGCCTATCCTCTCAATACTTCTAACTAGTGATGAAGAGGGTGAGGGCATATATGGCACTAGATATGCCCTAAGTGAGCTACAAAAGCTAGATTTGCTCCCCACCCACGCTATTGTCGCAGAGCCCACTTGTGATGAGGAGTTTGGCGATATGATAAAGGTGGGGCGGAGAGGCTCGATAAATGGTTCACTCAAAATCATAGGCAAGCAAGGACACGCAGCCTATCCGCAAAAATGCCTAAACCCTATCGAAGCACTAAGCGTGGCACTGCCGCTAATAGCTGGCGTGAAGCTAGATGAGGGCAATGAGTATTTTTCCCCATCTACGCTTGTAGCAACGGATATAAGAGGTGGGCTTGAAGTTTGCAATGTAACGCCAAGTGATGTTACTTTGCGATTTAATCTGCGAAATTCTACGCTTTTTGGATTGGGCGATTTGGAGGTGCATTTTGGGCGTATTGTGGAGATGATTGAGCACAAAGTAGAGGGTGTGAAATGTGAGCTAACTCTATCCCAAAGCTCAAAGCCGTTTTTAAGCAATGCTAATAGCACTCTTATAAAATCTCTAGCAAAAAGTGTGGAGAAAATCACGCATATAACGCCCACTCTTGGCACAGGTGGTGGGACAAGCGATGCGAGATTTGCCAAAGAGTTTGGTATAGAAGTGGCGGAATTTGGCGTGAAAAATGACAAAATCCACAGCGTAGATGAATGCGTAGAGATAGCCCAAGTAGTGGGACTTTATGAAGTGTTTTTGGATTTTCTAAAAAATGAGATAGCGTAG
- a CDS encoding bifunctional 5,10-methylenetetrahydrofolate dehydrogenase/5,10-methenyltetrahydrofolate cyclohydrolase, translating into MTILDGKSLSLSIQDSLKSQVANLNPKPKLVVILVGEDAPSLAYVNMKAKACQNVGIIGEVLRFSQESSQEQILKEIARLNADKSVNGILVQLPLPKHFDTHEILQSIAPHKDVDGFHPINVGRVQCGLEKQNTKQDKNSAPYDSADIGFSPATPLGVMELLKAYNIELQGKNVAIIGASNIVGKPLAQLMLNAGATISICHIFTRDISVFTRNADIVCVGVGKVNLITKEHIKEGAIIIDIGINRLDDGKLCGDVDFENVSKKASFITPVPGGVGPMTIAALLQNTLKAYHIQNPQNL; encoded by the coding sequence ATGACTATCCTAGATGGCAAATCCCTCTCTCTCTCAATCCAAGACTCCCTCAAATCCCAAGTAGCAAACCTAAATCCAAAACCAAAGCTAGTGGTTATCCTAGTAGGCGAAGACGCCCCAAGCCTAGCCTATGTCAATATGAAAGCAAAAGCCTGTCAAAATGTCGGTATCATAGGCGAAGTCCTGCGCTTTAGCCAAGAATCCTCCCAAGAGCAAATCCTAAAAGAAATCGCTAGGCTAAATGCCGATAAGAGTGTGAATGGAATCCTTGTCCAACTACCATTGCCAAAGCACTTTGACACGCACGAGATTTTACAATCTATTGCACCGCACAAAGATGTCGATGGATTTCACCCTATCAATGTCGGCAGGGTGCAATGCGGACTTGAAAAACAAAATACAAAACAAGATAAAAATAGCGCACCTTATGATAGCGCAGACATTGGATTTTCCCCCGCTACTCCGCTAGGTGTTATGGAGCTACTAAAGGCGTATAATATCGAGCTACAAGGCAAAAATGTCGCTATCATCGGTGCTAGCAATATCGTAGGAAAGCCACTTGCCCAGCTTATGCTAAATGCAGGTGCAACCATTAGCATTTGCCATATTTTCACGCGTGATATTTCGGTATTTACGCGCAATGCAGATATTGTCTGTGTGGGGGTTGGCAAAGTAAATCTAATCACAAAAGAGCATATAAAAGAGGGGGCAATCATCATAGACATAGGCATAAATCGCCTAGATGATGGTAAGCTATGTGGAGATGTAGACTTTGAAAATGTAAGCAAAAAAGCTAGCTTCATCACGCCTGTGCCCGGTGGCGTAGGACCTATGACGATAGCTGCACTTTTGCAAAACACCCTAAAAGCCTACCATATCCAAAATCCCCAAAACCTCTAA
- the lepB gene encoding signal peptidase I produces the protein MNSTQESSQTKSSPKTFATKFLSGIYVFFSSWTGTIVLVLFVIFFVAQGFVIPSRSMVGTLYEGDILFAKKYSYGIPLPRLPWINTPILPDFFGNGHLIKAEGPSRGDIVIFIPPHLEKLGLKTDHYIKRAFAKGGDEVLFTPRGMYLHPSEGNDYVKEHYSDYEMVQRGDKLFVLEPYSKKHLGVNYDEGISSFYQMASIYNEARQDGRSPYDFSAQYRGISMEALIDNGRVEYFYKKIADDEYFMVGDNRNNSEDSRFWGSVPYSNIVGTPWFIYLSINLAQSIESNAYFEPKQRYSLRWERMFKTMQGIEELTTQKAATKSIPSEVASK, from the coding sequence ATGAATAGCACACAAGAATCTAGCCAAACAAAAAGTAGCCCAAAAACTTTCGCTACGAAATTTTTAAGTGGAATATATGTCTTTTTTTCTAGCTGGACAGGGACGATTGTGCTTGTGCTATTTGTGATATTTTTTGTCGCGCAAGGCTTTGTGATTCCCTCACGGTCTATGGTTGGCACGCTTTATGAGGGCGATATTTTGTTTGCCAAAAAATACTCCTATGGGATTCCCCTGCCACGACTTCCGTGGATAAATACGCCTATCTTGCCCGACTTTTTTGGCAATGGGCATCTAATCAAAGCAGAGGGACCAAGTCGTGGCGATATAGTCATATTTATCCCCCCGCACCTAGAAAAGCTAGGACTAAAAACCGACCACTATATCAAGCGAGCTTTTGCCAAAGGTGGCGATGAAGTCCTCTTCACTCCGCGCGGAATGTATCTACACCCAAGCGAGGGTAATGACTATGTAAAAGAGCATTATAGTGATTATGAAATGGTGCAAAGAGGGGATAAACTCTTTGTGCTAGAGCCATACTCAAAAAAACATTTAGGCGTGAATTATGATGAGGGAATCTCATCTTTTTACCAAATGGCAAGTATTTATAATGAAGCTAGACAAGATGGACGCTCGCCCTATGACTTTAGCGCACAATATCGCGGAATCTCTATGGAAGCACTCATTGATAACGGACGAGTAGAATATTTCTACAAAAAAATCGCTGATGATGAATACTTTATGGTAGGGGATAATCGCAACAACAGCGAAGACTCTCGATTTTGGGGAAGTGTGCCATACTCAAATATCGTAGGCACGCCGTGGTTTATCTACCTAAGCATAAACCTCGCTCAAAGCATAGAATCAAACGCTTATTTTGAGCCAAAGCAGCGATATTCTCTGCGATGGGAGAGAATGTTTAAGACGATGCAAGGTATAGAGGAGCTAACCACACAAAAAGCCGCGACAAAATCTATCCCAAGCGAAGTAGCAAGCAAGTAG